The following coding sequences are from one Photobacterium angustum window:
- a CDS encoding HlyD family secretion protein, with protein MSKLKSIAVAVPVIAVVGWLGYTFWHAYQPQPERMQGQIEAQQYNISSKVPGRIDQVLVRKGDEVKPGQLIFTILSPEIDAKLEQAKAGEQAAGALAEEAEKGARRQQIAAAEDQWRKATAAAKLMKTTYVRVNNLYKDGVIAEQKRDEAFTQWQAAQYTESAAYQMYEMAKEGARVETKRAAKEKVKMAAGAVAEVEAYVADTKISSWHEGEVSQVLLHDGELAPQGFPVVNIIDINDAWAVFNVREDKLKDYQEGKEFSVTIPALGDKTYLFKVTHVAVMGDFATWRATDTAKGFDMRTFEVEARPTQPIDGLRVGMSVIVEQ; from the coding sequence ATGAGTAAGTTGAAGTCTATAGCAGTAGCGGTTCCTGTAATTGCTGTTGTGGGTTGGTTGGGTTACACCTTCTGGCATGCTTACCAGCCTCAGCCTGAACGTATGCAAGGTCAGATTGAAGCGCAGCAATATAATATTTCTTCAAAAGTACCGGGGCGTATTGATCAAGTACTTGTTCGTAAAGGCGATGAAGTTAAACCGGGACAACTTATTTTTACCATTTTAAGTCCGGAAATTGATGCCAAGTTAGAACAAGCAAAAGCGGGTGAGCAAGCGGCTGGTGCGTTGGCAGAAGAAGCTGAAAAAGGTGCGCGACGTCAGCAAATTGCAGCTGCGGAAGATCAGTGGCGTAAAGCTACGGCGGCGGCGAAATTGATGAAAACGACTTATGTACGTGTCAATAACCTTTATAAAGATGGCGTGATTGCAGAGCAAAAACGCGATGAAGCTTTCACACAATGGCAAGCGGCACAATATACCGAAAGCGCAGCATACCAGATGTATGAGATGGCTAAAGAAGGTGCACGCGTAGAGACTAAACGTGCAGCAAAAGAGAAAGTGAAAATGGCTGCTGGGGCAGTGGCTGAAGTGGAAGCGTATGTTGCTGACACCAAGATCTCTAGCTGGCATGAAGGGGAAGTTTCACAAGTGCTGCTGCACGATGGTGAACTAGCACCACAAGGTTTCCCTGTAGTGAATATTATTGATATTAACGATGCGTGGGCTGTCTTTAATGTGCGAGAAGATAAGCTAAAAGATTACCAAGAAGGTAAAGAGTTTAGCGTAACTATTCCTGCATTAGGTGATAAAACCTATTTATTTAAAGTAACACACGTTGCGGTAATGGGTGATTTTGCTACGTGGCGTGCAACTGATACGGCGAAAGGCTTTGATATGCGTACGTTTGAAGTGGAAGCTCGTCCAACACAACCGATTGATGGCTTGCGCGTAGGCATGAGCGTGATTGTAGAGCAGTAA
- a CDS encoding ABC transporter permease gives MNSFQYVKQEWRNIWKDGWLRALTLWLPAVLFLTMWAIFSTGIAHNLPVGVVDLDHSQLSRHFTRYVDASPTMAVTRQFTSPDQGSEAMRANEIYAMVVIPDNFEKDTKLGFSPQITTFYNGQFILIGKLINSAMLLAEGTFNAGVETVKNMATGAPVPLQAMGQAVPIRGQITPLFNSNSHYGQFLVSAIIPSIWQILIVATTVLAIAHEARTQGLWKWLQTSPVSKLIGKLAAYTGLFLIQGLLFLWWMYVALDWPMHGDWHILIVAQLLMVLACQSMGAFIYFLAMEVPRAMSFVAAFTAPAFAFMGITFPATDMPVIAKMWRSLLPVSHYIEVQLQQVDYGTGWYQAAHQLFILACFMVALVMAVVLMLVHRRKALSNHPIAKGEA, from the coding sequence ATGAATAGCTTTCAGTATGTGAAGCAAGAATGGCGAAACATATGGAAAGATGGCTGGTTACGAGCATTAACACTGTGGTTACCTGCGGTGTTATTTCTCACTATGTGGGCTATTTTTTCTACGGGTATAGCGCATAACTTACCTGTTGGTGTTGTCGATCTTGATCATAGCCAGTTGTCTCGTCATTTTACTCGTTATGTGGATGCCAGTCCGACAATGGCTGTGACACGTCAATTCACGAGCCCAGATCAGGGCAGTGAAGCGATGCGTGCTAATGAAATTTATGCCATGGTGGTGATCCCAGATAATTTTGAAAAAGACACAAAGCTTGGTTTTTCGCCACAGATCACCACGTTTTATAATGGGCAATTTATTTTAATAGGTAAATTGATCAACTCTGCAATGTTACTTGCTGAAGGTACATTCAATGCAGGGGTTGAAACCGTTAAGAATATGGCGACAGGGGCACCAGTGCCGTTGCAAGCGATGGGACAAGCCGTTCCTATTCGTGGGCAAATTACACCGCTATTTAACAGTAATAGTCATTATGGACAGTTTTTGGTTTCTGCCATTATCCCGTCTATCTGGCAGATCTTGATTGTGGCAACAACGGTGTTAGCTATTGCCCATGAAGCGAGAACACAAGGACTATGGAAGTGGTTACAAACGTCACCTGTTTCTAAGTTAATAGGTAAGTTAGCCGCTTATACGGGGTTATTCCTTATCCAAGGGTTGCTGTTCTTGTGGTGGATGTACGTAGCTCTGGATTGGCCGATGCATGGTGACTGGCATATTTTGATTGTCGCGCAATTATTGATGGTGCTGGCGTGTCAGAGCATGGGGGCTTTTATCTATTTCCTTGCGATGGAAGTACCGCGAGCAATGAGTTTCGTCGCGGCATTTACTGCACCTGCCTTTGCTTTTATGGGGATCACTTTCCCAGCGACTGATATGCCTGTGATTGCAAAAATGTGGCGTAGCTTATTACCTGTAAGCCATTATATTGAAGTGCAATTACAGCAAGTTGATTATGGGACGGGGTGGTATCAAGCTGCACATCAATTGTTTATTTTGGCGTGCTTTATGGTGGCTCTTGTGATGGCTGTGGTACTGATGTTAGTTCACCGCCGAAAGGCGTTGAGCAATCACCCAATTGCGAAAGGGGAAGCATAA